A window of Eubacteriaceae bacterium ES3 contains these coding sequences:
- a CDS encoding LuxR C-terminal-related transcriptional regulator, with the protein MDEDHLLWIINGKESNLVRESDLMAEESRLTSSLYLNCYQQYNIFDTLQFSIVYNQHLLGILTLFRTRADGEFNEDDMFYLRSLGIHLNMIMNTILLEEKPAVKFNLEDLVNEYHLTSRESQVLNLVAAFRNNDEIGSELSISENTIQKHLQNIFRKLNVSSKWDLLRLL; encoded by the coding sequence ATGGATGAAGATCATTTATTATGGATTATCAATGGCAAAGAATCCAATCTGGTTCGGGAAAGTGACCTGATGGCTGAGGAAAGCCGACTGACTTCGTCTTTATATCTCAATTGTTATCAGCAATATAATATCTTCGACACCCTTCAGTTCAGTATTGTATATAACCAGCATCTCCTCGGTATTCTCACTCTTTTTCGAACTCGAGCCGATGGCGAATTCAATGAGGATGATATGTTCTATCTGCGATCTCTCGGCATCCATTTAAATATGATTATGAACACTATTCTCCTTGAAGAAAAACCGGCGGTAAAATTCAATCTCGAAGACCTGGTCAACGAATATCATCTTACCTCCCGCGAAAGTCAAGTCCTTAATCTTGTGGCTGCCTTTCGCAATAACGATGAAATCGGCAGTGAACTTTCCATCAGTGAAAACACCATTCAAAAACATCTGCAAAATATTTTTCGCAAGCTGAATGTTTCATCAAAGTGGGATTTACTTAGGCTTTTATAA
- a CDS encoding iron-sulfur cluster assembly scaffold protein has translation MAGQYSDIVIEHFKNPRNTGRIEDADAKATEGSPACGDMVSLYLKVDPETKIITDIKFESYGCASNIATGSIITELAKGKTIDEAKKITWQEAAEALGGLPKIKAHCSVLAVEVLRSAILNYEEKHGMSSKKEKTTEEIVRKRLKKVMNPIKGLDMIATHLVKEIKIDDGNVSILIDLPETHQFANSIKEDAIEKIESLWDIEHVEVAFTE, from the coding sequence GTGGCTGGTCAATATAGCGATATTGTGATTGAACATTTCAAGAATCCGCGAAATACCGGGCGTATTGAAGATGCTGATGCAAAGGCAACAGAAGGCAGTCCGGCCTGTGGAGATATGGTTTCACTTTATCTGAAAGTAGATCCGGAGACAAAGATTATTACTGATATAAAGTTCGAGTCTTATGGTTGTGCTTCAAATATTGCAACTGGATCTATAATTACTGAGCTTGCAAAAGGCAAAACCATTGATGAGGCTAAAAAAATTACCTGGCAGGAGGCAGCAGAAGCGCTAGGCGGTTTGCCAAAGATTAAAGCCCACTGTTCAGTACTCGCTGTGGAAGTACTGCGTTCGGCGATTTTAAATTATGAAGAGAAGCATGGTATGTCCAGTAAAAAAGAGAAAACAACGGAAGAAATTGTGAGAAAACGGCTGAAAAAAGTTATGAATCCCATTAAAGGTTTGGATATGATTGCTACCCATCTGGTAAAAGAAATTAAAATTGATGATGGCAATGTCAGTATCCTGATTGATTTGCCGGAAACCCATCAGTTTGCCAATTCGATTAAAGAAGACGCCATCGAAAAAATCGAATCCCTTTGGGATATCGAACACGTTGAGGTTGCTTTTACAGAGTAA
- a CDS encoding cysteine desulfurase family protein, which produces MEKIYYFDNASATRLDDQVFEVMTPYFREKYSVATSEFGYSPGVEAREAMEGAREKIAGALGAETEEFIFTSGSTESSNLALKGIAKALESKKGNHLIVSKIEDFPVLYSARTLQKQGFMVDYLDVDEQGRIDLAKLESLIRPETILVSIQHGNQEIGTVQEIDKIAEICRKKETLFHTDATHTFMRIPIDVKKTKVDLLTVSAHTLHGPKGIGGLYVRKGTPLSKIMDGGFQEFDLRGGMDNIPGAVGFAKAISQVTEEENIVLKKMRDHYIARVMNEIPDVTLNGHDTERTPQNANITFHYVEGESITLHLDMYGIAVSTGSACFSRSLEASHVIAAIGGDHERAHGSIRVTLGRYNTIEELDFLVDTLAKVVGNLRKISPLGKDKED; this is translated from the coding sequence GGAAAAAATATATTATTTTGATAACGCTTCCGCAACCCGTCTTGACGACCAGGTATTTGAGGTGATGACCCCCTATTTTAGAGAAAAATATTCTGTTGCCACTTCTGAATTTGGTTATTCACCGGGTGTCGAAGCTCGGGAAGCTATGGAGGGCGCCCGGGAAAAAATTGCCGGGGCATTGGGGGCAGAGACAGAAGAGTTTATCTTTACTTCCGGCAGCACCGAATCCTCTAATCTGGCTCTGAAAGGCATTGCAAAAGCTTTGGAATCTAAAAAGGGGAATCACCTGATTGTTTCAAAGATCGAGGATTTTCCCGTCCTATACAGCGCTAGAACTCTGCAAAAACAGGGGTTTATGGTCGATTATCTTGATGTAGATGAGCAGGGTCGAATCGATCTTGCTAAGCTTGAAAGCCTGATTCGTCCGGAAACGATTCTGGTCTCTATCCAGCATGGCAACCAGGAAATTGGCACCGTTCAGGAGATAGATAAAATTGCTGAAATTTGTCGAAAAAAAGAAACCCTCTTTCATACCGATGCAACCCATACCTTTATGCGAATCCCAATTGATGTCAAAAAAACAAAGGTCGATCTGCTCACTGTTTCAGCCCATACTCTGCATGGACCTAAAGGAATCGGTGGATTGTATGTCCGCAAAGGGACCCCCCTTTCTAAGATTATGGATGGCGGTTTTCAGGAATTCGACTTAAGAGGCGGGATGGATAATATTCCCGGGGCTGTCGGTTTTGCCAAGGCAATCAGTCAGGTCACAGAAGAAGAAAATATTGTGCTGAAAAAAATGCGTGACCACTATATTGCCAGAGTTATGAATGAAATTCCGGATGTTACATTAAATGGTCATGACACTGAGCGAACGCCGCAAAATGCCAACATCACCTTTCATTATGTTGAAGGTGAATCCATTACCCTGCATCTCGATATGTACGGCATTGCCGTCAGCACCGGCTCGGCCTGTTTTAGCCGCTCACTGGAAGCCAGTCATGTTATTGCCGCTATAGGCGGAGATCATGAACGGGCCCATGGGTCTATCCGGGTGACATTGGGGCGTTATAATACCATTGAAGAGTTGGATTTTTTAGTCGATACCCTTGCCAAAGTGGTTGGAAATTTGCGGAAAATCAGTCCGCTGGGAAAAGATAAGGAGGATTAA